In a genomic window of Sarcophilus harrisii chromosome 4, mSarHar1.11, whole genome shotgun sequence:
- the PDE4B gene encoding cAMP-specific 3',5'-cyclic phosphodiesterase 4B isoform X3, with protein MPEANYLLSVSWGYIKFKRMLNRELTHLSEMSRSGNQVSEYISNTFLDKQNEVEIPSPTQKDREKKKKEQQVMTQISGVKKLMHSSSLNNTSISRFGVKTEKEDHLAKELEDLNKWGLNIFKVAGYSHNRPLTCIMYAIFQERDLLKTFKISSDTFVTYMMTLEDHYHSDVAYHNSLHAADVAQSTHVLLSTPALDAVFTDLEILAAIFAAAIHDVDHPGVSNQFLINTNSELALMYNDESVLENHHLAVGFKLLQEEHCDIFQNLTKKQRQTLRKMVIDMVLATDMSKHMGLLADLKTMVETKKVTSSGVLLLDNYTDRIQVLRNMVHCADLSNPTKSLELYRQWTDRIMEEFFQQGDKERERGMEISPMCDKHTASVEKSQVGFIDYIVHPLWETWADLVQPDAQDILDTLEDNRNWYQSMIPQSPSPPLEEQNRDCQGLMEKFQFELTLEEEDSEAPDKEGESGGYFGSTKTLCVIDPEHRASPEEADAETEAGDASPVDT; from the exons ATGCCCGAGGCAAACTATTTATTGTCCGTGTCTTGGGGTTACATCAAG TTCAAGAGAATGTTGAATCGGGAGCTGACCCACCTCTCGGAGATGAGCCGGTCTGGGAACCAGGTGTCCGAATATATTTCAAACACTTTCCTAG ACAAGCAGAATGAGGTGGAGATCCCATCTCCCACTCAGAAAGAccgggagaagaagaagaaagagcagcAGGTCATGACCCAGATCAGTGGGGTGAAAAAGCTGATGCACAGCTCCAGTCTGAACAATACCAGCATCTCGCGCTTCGGGGTCAAGACGGAGAAGGAAGATCACCTGGCAAAA GAGCTGGAAGACCTGAATAAATGGGGTCTCAACATCTTCAAGGTAGCTGGATATTCTCACAACAGGCCCTTGACGTGTATCATGTATGCCATATTCCAG GAAAGAGACCTTCTAAAGACGTTCAAGATCTCTTCTGACACCTTTGTAACCTACATGATGACTCTAGAAGATCATTACCATTCCGATGTGGCTTATCATAACAGCCTCCATGCTGCCGACGTGGCCCAGTCAACCCATGTTCTTCTTTCCACCCCGGCCTTAGAT GCTGTCTTCACGGATTTGGAAATCCTGGCTGCCATCTTTGCCGCCGCGATCCATGATGTTGACCATCCGGGGGTCTCCAATCAGTTCCTCATCAACACAA ATTCCGAGCTCGCTCTGATGTATAACGATGAGTCTGTTTTGGAAAACCACCACCTGGCTGTGGGTTTCAAGCTGCTCCAGGAAGAGCACTGTGACATTTTCCAGAACCTGACCAAGAAGCAGCGCCAGACCCTCAGGAAGATGGTGATCGACATG GTTTTGGCAACGGATATGTCCAAGCACATGGGCCTTTTGGCAGACCTGAAAACGATGGTGGAAACTAAAAAAGTGACCAGCTCTGGCGTCCTCCTTCTGGACAACTACACGGATCGGATCCAG GTCCTCCGCAACATGGTACATTGTGCCGACCTGAGCAACCCCACCAAGTCTTTGGAATTATACCGGCAATGGACAGATCGCATCATGGAGGAATTCTTCCAACAGGGAGACAAGGAGCGAGAGAGGGGGATGGAGATCAGCCCCATGTGTGACAAACACACGGCCTCGGTGGAAAAATCCCAG GTGGGCTTCATCGACTACATCGTCCACCCGCTGTGGGAGACCTGGGCCGACCTGGTGCAGCCCGACGCCCAGGACATCCTGGACACCTTGGAAGACAACCGGAACTGGTACCAGAGCATGATCCCACAGAGCCCCTCGCCGCCCCTCGAGGAGCAGAACAGAGACTGCCAGGGGCTGATGGAGAAGTTCCAGTTCGAACTGACCTTGGAAGAGGAGGACTCGGAGGCTCCCGACAAGGAAGGGGAGAGCGGCGGCTACTTCGGGAGCACAAAGACTCTGTGTGTGATCGACCCCGAGCACCGGGCGTCTCCGGAGGAGGCGGACGCGGAGACGGAGGCGGGGGACGCGTCCCCCGTGGACACATAA